A genomic window from Litoreibacter janthinus includes:
- a CDS encoding mechanosensitive ion channel family protein: MMNRILFALCAVFALSLPAMAQDATGTQEDVTAPAQAVSVEPVARDDAIAKRVVEIMRSTGWYKFSRVEVKDGIVFLDGRTDSLDHKVWARELASKTQDVVAVVNRIQVVQEANWSFAPALSEIKGVGNRIITSLPLILLTLIILPLTWWLSSLAAKGLRRWLLGGIASPFLRDIVARFIALPIFLLGLFVVLQVAGLTQIAVSVVGGAGVLGIVVGFAFRDIAENFLASLLLSIRRPFRAGEYIEVTGMGGTVLSMNTRSTVLLSPEGNHIQIPNAAIFKNTIVNYSASANRRDTLEVGVGYDVSVARAQDIILGVIAGHEAVLSEPSPMILVDSLGSSTVNIKAYFWVDAHAYSMLKVKSALLRLVKKALTEEGISMPDDAREVIFPQGVPVLQLGGKAEARAQAIANQELADSAKQAAKVGEPDAASSAAEGDLGNEQEELAEIAADSVVEEAETDLLSEKG; the protein is encoded by the coding sequence ATGATGAACCGTATTCTTTTCGCGCTTTGCGCAGTGTTCGCCCTTTCCCTTCCTGCGATGGCCCAAGACGCCACCGGAACACAGGAGGATGTGACTGCGCCTGCGCAAGCGGTTTCGGTAGAGCCTGTGGCTCGTGATGACGCCATCGCCAAACGTGTTGTAGAGATCATGCGCTCTACCGGATGGTACAAGTTTTCTCGGGTCGAGGTGAAAGACGGCATTGTCTTCTTGGATGGCCGAACCGATAGCCTCGATCACAAGGTCTGGGCACGTGAGCTTGCATCGAAGACGCAAGACGTAGTGGCAGTCGTCAACCGCATTCAAGTCGTGCAAGAGGCGAACTGGTCTTTCGCCCCAGCGCTTTCCGAGATCAAAGGCGTCGGCAATCGCATCATCACGTCACTACCGTTGATTCTGCTAACCCTGATTATTCTACCCCTCACCTGGTGGTTATCCTCACTGGCTGCCAAGGGTTTGCGCCGTTGGTTGCTTGGCGGAATTGCGTCCCCATTTTTGCGCGATATCGTGGCGCGGTTTATCGCCTTGCCGATTTTCCTGCTGGGTCTGTTCGTGGTCTTGCAGGTGGCCGGGTTGACCCAAATCGCGGTGTCAGTGGTCGGTGGTGCGGGCGTTCTGGGGATCGTGGTCGGCTTTGCATTCCGCGACATTGCAGAGAACTTTCTTGCCTCGTTGCTTCTGTCAATCCGGCGCCCGTTCCGCGCAGGGGAGTATATCGAGGTCACTGGTATGGGCGGCACGGTTTTGTCGATGAACACACGCTCCACCGTTTTGCTCAGCCCTGAAGGCAATCACATTCAGATTCCCAACGCAGCCATCTTCAAGAACACGATCGTCAACTATTCTGCGTCTGCCAATCGTCGTGATACGTTGGAGGTGGGCGTGGGATATGACGTCTCTGTCGCGCGTGCGCAGGATATCATTCTTGGGGTCATCGCTGGTCACGAGGCTGTGCTATCAGAACCGTCCCCAATGATTCTGGTGGATAGCCTCGGCAGCTCCACGGTGAACATCAAAGCATATTTTTGGGTCGATGCGCATGCCTACTCCATGCTCAAGGTGAAATCTGCCTTGCTCCGGTTGGTCAAGAAGGCACTCACCGAAGAAGGTATCTCCATGCCTGACGATGCACGCGAAGTTATCTTCCCGCAGGGTGTTCCCGTGCTTCAACTCGGCGGCAAGGCAGAAGCACGCGCACAGGCGATCGCAAATCAAGAACTTGCCGACAGCGCAAAGCAGGCTGCGAAAGTTGGCGAGCCGGACGCAGCCTCCTCCGCAGCTGAGGGTGACTTAGGCAACGAGCAGGAAGAGCTGGCAGAAATTGCCGCCGATTCTGTGGTCGAAGAAGCCGAAACG
- the hemE gene encoding uroporphyrinogen decarboxylase, with amino-acid sequence MAEQKKIMRALAGETLDTPPIWMMRQAGRYLPEYKATRAQAGDFLSLCYNPELATEVTLQPIRRYGFDAAILFADILLLPQALGADLWFVTGEGPRLSTVTQQSDFAKLKGPTDVHEHLAPVYQTVRNLAAALPNETTLIGFAGAPWTVATYMIAGQGTPDQAPAHKLRVENPATFDALMDLITASTIEYLAMQIEAGAEVVKLFDSWAGSLKGDAFQKYSLEPAKKIITALKARHPNTPIIAFPREAGDNYIGFAKATGADCVAIDNSVSAEWAAANVQVDGCVQGNLASRHMVTGGQDLIDETRTIVKAFSKGPHIFNLGHGITPDADPKNVQLMIDTVRKTTTD; translated from the coding sequence ATGGCCGAGCAGAAAAAGATCATGCGTGCTTTGGCAGGCGAAACACTGGATACGCCGCCGATCTGGATGATGCGACAAGCGGGCCGCTACTTGCCGGAATACAAGGCCACGCGCGCGCAGGCCGGTGATTTCTTGTCCCTTTGCTACAACCCTGAACTGGCGACGGAAGTGACCCTTCAACCAATTCGCCGCTACGGGTTCGATGCCGCCATCTTGTTTGCTGATATTTTGCTCCTGCCGCAAGCCTTAGGTGCAGACCTTTGGTTCGTCACAGGCGAAGGGCCGCGCTTGTCCACAGTGACCCAGCAAAGCGACTTCGCAAAGCTCAAAGGCCCGACAGATGTGCACGAGCATCTGGCACCCGTTTACCAAACAGTGCGTAATCTAGCAGCCGCCTTGCCCAATGAGACCACATTGATCGGCTTCGCAGGCGCACCATGGACCGTGGCCACATACATGATCGCGGGCCAAGGCACGCCGGATCAGGCACCCGCTCACAAACTACGCGTAGAAAACCCCGCGACATTTGACGCGTTGATGGACCTGATAACCGCTTCGACCATCGAATATCTGGCGATGCAAATCGAGGCTGGCGCAGAAGTCGTAAAGCTGTTCGACAGTTGGGCCGGATCGCTGAAGGGTGACGCGTTCCAGAAATATTCGCTTGAGCCTGCGAAGAAGATCATCACCGCTCTCAAGGCGCGTCATCCGAACACTCCGATCATCGCGTTCCCGCGAGAAGCGGGCGACAACTATATCGGATTCGCCAAGGCGACTGGTGCTGACTGCGTCGCAATAGATAACTCGGTTTCTGCTGAATGGGCCGCCGCCAACGTGCAGGTCGACGGCTGCGTTCAGGGCAACCTCGCCTCTCGCCATATGGTCACCGGTGGACAAGACCTGATCGACGAGACTCGCACAATCGTCAAAGCGTTTTCTAAGGGTCCACACATCTTCAACCTTGGTCACGGCATCACGCCTGACGCAGATCCCAAAAATGTGCAGTTGATGATCGACACGGTGCGCAAAACAACCACCGATTGA
- the hemC gene encoding hydroxymethylbilane synthase: MALNLPTPTSPLRIGTRGSPLALAQAYETRARLMAAFDLPELAFEIVVIKTTGDAILDRPLKEIGGKGLFTREIEDDLLSGAIDIAVHSMKDMPVEQPVGLLLDTYLPREDVRDAFVSLTAKSIAELSEGETVGTSSLRRRAQLLNRRPDLNVVEFRGNVQTRLKKLNAGVATCTFLAMAGLNRLGLDAVPANGISTDDMLPAVAQGAIGIERRGDDARVAKMLEAIHDIPTGQRLACERAYLAQLDGSCETPIAGLAELDGGTVQFRAEILRPDGSEALSDAETSTIEDAAEMGRAVADRLTARAPKNFFDWRT, encoded by the coding sequence ATGGCATTGAACCTACCAACCCCGACCTCACCCCTGCGGATTGGCACCCGCGGATCACCCCTAGCTTTGGCGCAGGCTTACGAGACCCGTGCGCGCCTTATGGCGGCGTTTGATTTGCCTGAGTTGGCGTTCGAGATTGTCGTGATCAAAACCACAGGTGACGCCATCCTTGACCGCCCGTTGAAAGAGATTGGCGGCAAGGGGCTGTTTACCCGAGAGATCGAAGACGACCTGCTGTCGGGTGCGATTGATATCGCGGTCCATTCGATGAAAGACATGCCGGTTGAACAGCCTGTCGGCTTGTTGCTCGACACCTATTTGCCCAGAGAAGACGTTCGGGACGCATTCGTGTCGCTGACCGCGAAGAGCATTGCCGAGCTATCCGAAGGTGAAACCGTGGGGACATCCTCGTTGCGCCGCCGCGCGCAGTTGTTGAACCGGCGGCCAGACCTGAACGTGGTGGAGTTTCGCGGCAACGTGCAAACACGCTTGAAGAAATTGAATGCTGGTGTCGCCACTTGCACTTTCCTTGCGATGGCAGGTTTGAACCGCCTCGGCTTGGACGCAGTGCCTGCGAACGGAATTTCCACAGACGACATGCTTCCAGCCGTGGCGCAGGGGGCTATCGGGATCGAACGTCGCGGCGACGATGCGCGTGTCGCAAAGATGCTTGAGGCGATCCATGACATCCCGACGGGACAACGCTTGGCGTGTGAGCGGGCCTATCTGGCGCAGCTTGACGGGTCTTGCGAAACACCCATTGCGGGGCTGGCCGAGCTGGATGGCGGCACCGTGCAGTTCCGCGCCGAAATTCTGCGGCCAGACGGATCCGAGGCGCTGAGTGACGCAGAGACTTCGACTATCGAGGATGCTGCCGAGATGGGTCGGGCGGTTGCGGACCGCCTGACTGCCCGCGCACCTAAAAACTTCTTTGACTGGAGAACGTAG
- a CDS encoding CreA family protein, translating into MKLLLATLLACLPFALAAEEVGRVGVDWVGNDIIIEAIPDPDVEGVTCHIAYFDRSLIDRLSNGNWFEDPSNASIDCRQTGPIVIGDIDRSDDGETVFREGRSIVFKSLRLTRIFDEENQVLIYLAHANELTEGSAKMAISTIPLFQAK; encoded by the coding sequence ATGAAGTTGTTGCTGGCTACGCTACTTGCCTGCCTGCCATTTGCCCTTGCAGCCGAAGAGGTCGGGCGTGTGGGTGTCGACTGGGTTGGAAACGACATCATTATCGAAGCGATCCCCGACCCTGATGTTGAGGGTGTGACCTGCCATATCGCGTATTTTGATCGTAGCTTGATCGACCGTTTGTCTAATGGGAATTGGTTTGAAGACCCGTCCAACGCTTCGATCGATTGCCGCCAAACGGGCCCGATCGTGATTGGAGATATTGATCGGTCCGATGATGGCGAAACGGTCTTTAGGGAAGGCCGGTCAATCGTGTTCAAGTCGTTGCGCCTGACGCGCATCTTTGACGAGGAAAATCAGGTCCTGATCTATCTGGCGCATGCCAACGAGTTGACCGAAGGCTCCGCGAAGATGGCAATTTCGACGATTCCGCTTTTCCAGGCCAAATAA
- the ykgO gene encoding type B 50S ribosomal protein L36, with amino-acid sequence MKVKNSLRSLKSRHRDCRVVRRKGRVYVINKTQPRFKARQG; translated from the coding sequence ATGAAGGTTAAGAACTCACTTCGCTCCCTGAAGTCGCGCCACCGGGATTGCCGGGTCGTGCGCCGCAAGGGCCGCGTATATGTGATCAACAAAACCCAGCCTCGCTTTAAAGCCCGCCAGGGTTAA
- a CDS encoding N-formylglutamate amidohydrolase, which produces MTHDAYTLTLPQVQTSCMVFASPHSGRDYSHDFLRRTILDELQIRSSEDAFMDRLVAPAAAHGAPLLSARMPRAFLDLNRACDELDPAVVEGVKRPGHNPRIASGLGVIPRVVANGRAIYSGKISLAEANARIETYWRPYHARLSQLMDDTNKTFGRAVLVDFHSMPHEAVQSAAQPGFARPEVVLGDRFGAAADGTIVDRIETIFLESGLRVSRNSPFAGAYITQAYGRPSRGHHAIQIEIDRALYMNEQYVRPNGNFDSFRKLMERVVAEIADVGRNEIPLAAE; this is translated from the coding sequence ATGACTCACGACGCCTATACACTGACCCTACCACAGGTCCAGACCAGCTGCATGGTCTTCGCCAGCCCCCATAGCGGGCGGGACTACAGCCATGACTTCTTGCGACGCACTATTTTGGATGAGTTGCAAATCCGCTCCTCAGAAGACGCGTTTATGGACAGGCTCGTCGCGCCCGCGGCGGCCCATGGTGCACCACTTCTGTCAGCAAGGATGCCGCGTGCTTTTCTGGACCTCAACCGTGCCTGCGATGAACTGGATCCGGCCGTAGTTGAAGGTGTCAAACGTCCGGGGCACAATCCGCGCATTGCGTCAGGGCTTGGCGTGATCCCTCGGGTCGTTGCAAACGGGCGCGCGATTTATTCTGGCAAGATCTCGTTGGCGGAAGCAAATGCGCGGATTGAAACTTACTGGCGGCCCTATCACGCCCGGCTCAGCCAATTGATGGATGATACCAACAAGACGTTTGGGCGTGCGGTGCTCGTCGATTTCCACTCTATGCCTCACGAAGCTGTCCAATCCGCTGCTCAGCCCGGTTTCGCGCGACCAGAGGTTGTCCTGGGGGATCGATTTGGCGCTGCTGCGGACGGGACGATTGTCGACCGGATCGAGACCATTTTTCTGGAGTCCGGCCTCCGGGTTAGCCGGAACTCGCCATTCGCGGGGGCTTATATCACTCAGGCCTACGGACGGCCGTCGCGCGGGCATCACGCCATTCAGATCGAAATTGACCGCGCACTCTATATGAACGAGCAATATGTCCGCCCGAATGGAAACTTCGATAGCTTTCGCAAGCTGATGGAGCGCGTTGTGGCGGAAATCGCTGACGTGGGGCGTAACGAAATACCTCTCGCGGCGGAATAG